Proteins from a genomic interval of Cyprinus carpio isolate SPL01 chromosome A21, ASM1834038v1, whole genome shotgun sequence:
- the LOC122134738 gene encoding C-C chemokine receptor type 8-like: protein MNNSALNFTTPEQSTTKSTGLVETLNTCVHSFSFLVGLPTHCYVAWLIISGAGSGVASEFFILNLSVSEIVFCVNCLTFVLSHWFSFIVDFKLFLVGIIISGRPLFQCLMCVERYLAVVHPVTFLKYKPLRYRVICCIVSWIIILGSCLCCIFTILLHYIVHMWFLSVQFLVFFLIQLFCLVAVLRALKQSGPGERGRERGEENHMKRRAFNLILITTVTMVITHVPYCISGFITIITEKRFDAQWVPGLFCYVLAGFVQPVLYLHRARKLSCLL, encoded by the coding sequence atgaataaCTCTGCATTGAACTTCACCACACCTGAGCAATCCACAACAAAGTCCACTGGACTTGTGGAAACTCTGAACACTTGTGTGCACAGCTTTAGTTTCCTGGTTGGTCTCCCTACACACTGCTATGTTGCATGGCTCATCATCAGCGGAGCAGGAAGTGGAGTTGCATCAGAGTTCTTCATCCTCAATCTCTCTGTTTCTGAGATTGTTTTCTGCGTGAATTGTTTGACCTTTGTACTGTCACATTGGTTTTCATTTATAGTggattttaaactatttttagtaGGAATAATCATTAGTGGCCGTCCTTTATTtcagtgtctgatgtgtgttgagcgttacctggcagtggttcatcctgtaacctttctgaagtacaaacctctcagataCAGAGTGATCTGCTGCATTGTGTCCTGGATAATCATTCTTGGCTCCTGTTTGTGCTGCATATTTACTATACTCTTACACTACATTGTACATATGTGGTTCTTGTCGGTTCAGTTCCTTGTCTTCTTCCTTatccagttgttttgtcttgtggctgttctcagagctctgaagcagtcaggaccaggagagagagggagagagagaggggaggaaaACCACATGAAGAGAAGAGCGTTTAATCTCATTCTCATAACAACAGTGACAATGGTTATCACACATGTCCCATATTGTATTTCAGGATTTATTACCATTATCACAGAAAAGCGTTTTGATGCACAATGGGTTCctggtttgttttgttatgttctGGCTGGTTTCGTTCAGCCTGTTCTTTATCTGCACCGTGCTAGAAAACTCTCTTGTCTCTTATAA